The following nucleotide sequence is from Leptolyngbya sp. SIO1E4.
AACGTACATGGGCGGCTACAGCGTCAAGAAAACCTTAGAAGGCCATGGGTTGACCGTTCTAGAAGGGGATGGGGAAGATCTCGATGGTCTGTATGCCAATATCTGCAAAGCTATGAGTACCCCTGGGCCAGTGGCGATCATTAACAAGCGGGCCATGGCCGTGGGCATTGAAGGCATTGAAGGCAGCACCCACGGGCATGATGTGATCCCGGTCGATGCAGCCATCAAGTACTTAGAAGCTAAGGGCCGTACAGAAGCGGTTGCGTTCCTCAAAGGCATTGAAAAGCCCAAGAATCCCTACAAATTCTTGGGAGCCTCTGAAAAGGTTGGATCTAACCGCAATACCTTTGGCGAAGCCGTTGTAGATGTTCTCAGCACCATGAGCGAAACAGAGCGCAAGAACAGCGTTCTGGTAGTCGACAGTGACCTGGAAGGCTCCTGCGGGTTGGCTCAAATTCGCAAGGCCAATCCAGAAGTCTTTGTCAGTGGCGGCATTCAGGAGCGAGGCAACCTCTCAGCCGCCGCTGGCTTCGGCATGGAAAAAGGCAAACAGGGAATTTTTGCCACTTTTAGCGCCTTCTTAGAAATGTGTATTTCTGAGATCACCATGGCGCGGTTGAACTATTCCAACCTGCTGTGTCACTTCTCCCATGCGGGCATTGATGACATGGCTGACAATACCTGCCATTTCGGCATCAACAATATGTTTGCTGACAATGGGCTAGATGATGGCTATGAAACCCGCCTGTATTTCCCCGCGGATGCCAACCAGATGCGGGCTGTGGTGAAGGCTATTTTCAACGATCCGGGGCTTCGGTTTATCTTTTCCACCCGTTCCAAGGTGCCCATGATTTTGGACACCCAGGGGAATGACTTGTTTGGTGGTGACTACACCTTTACCCCTGGCAAGGATGAGGTCATCCGAGAGGGCTCGGCGGGCTACATTGTCACCTTCGGAGATTCTCTGTATCGGGCGCTGGATGCCGTCGAGCGCTTAAAGCAGGAAGGTATTGAAGTGGGCCTCATCAACAAAGCCACGCTGAATGTGGTGGATGAAGACATGATGGCGAAGGTGGGCAAGGCACCCTTTGTCCTGGTGACGGAGGCCTTTAACCGTCGCACAGGGTTAGGCAGCCGCTTTGGCTCGTGGTTGCTAGAGCGCGGCTACACGCCGAAGTTTGCTTACCTGGGCACCCATGAAGAAGGCTGCGGCGGCCTTTGGGAGCAGTTCCCCCATCAGGGCATTGACCCCACAGGCATTATGGCTAAGGTGAAAGCACTCATGGGTTAAAAACGCCAATAGGGGCAGCCCATGGGCTGCCCCTATTGCAAACGACTCAGTACATTTAGTTTGCTTAAACCAAACGGGGTTAAACCAAACTCTGGGGGCAATATC
It contains:
- a CDS encoding transketolase, encoding MTTSFPIDLGAYQRITLDPAVPTLTDEQRSALKANIELCRDAIVFFTATGAARGVGGHTGGPYDTVPEVMILDALFRGSPDQFVPTFFDEAGHRVATQYLMATLNGDLPAEQLMRYREAHQKLPGHPELGLTPGVKFSSGRLGHMWPYVNGVALANPGKAVFCLGSDGSQQEGNDAEAARLAVANHINVKLIIDDNDVTIAGHPSTYMGGYSVKKTLEGHGLTVLEGDGEDLDGLYANICKAMSTPGPVAIINKRAMAVGIEGIEGSTHGHDVIPVDAAIKYLEAKGRTEAVAFLKGIEKPKNPYKFLGASEKVGSNRNTFGEAVVDVLSTMSETERKNSVLVVDSDLEGSCGLAQIRKANPEVFVSGGIQERGNLSAAAGFGMEKGKQGIFATFSAFLEMCISEITMARLNYSNLLCHFSHAGIDDMADNTCHFGINNMFADNGLDDGYETRLYFPADANQMRAVVKAIFNDPGLRFIFSTRSKVPMILDTQGNDLFGGDYTFTPGKDEVIREGSAGYIVTFGDSLYRALDAVERLKQEGIEVGLINKATLNVVDEDMMAKVGKAPFVLVTEAFNRRTGLGSRFGSWLLERGYTPKFAYLGTHEEGCGGLWEQFPHQGIDPTGIMAKVKALMG